The following proteins come from a genomic window of Vidua chalybeata isolate OUT-0048 chromosome 2, bVidCha1 merged haplotype, whole genome shotgun sequence:
- the LNP1 gene encoding leukemia NUP98 fusion partner 1 gives MEYDEDDDIFFAKWMSSFWGHNLIDEEKEDRGHKKRQPQLCSERRASLPAKLSSLHTSRLHASAKGSSSGHLRGSKEFQEDQDVKCHCHRKASRTPSADSSCPETRSNSIQEFAESFGKQLHLKSKRSVSLQPEGAKERQEREKLHLRKSKSHKKMEEKSEARRERDEAESSEAPAKHSEQFPSQASIQKGYVSTGS, from the exons ATGGAATATGATGAGGATGACgatattttctttgcaaaatggATGAGCAGCTTCTGGGGCCACAACTTGATTGATGAGGAGAAAGAAGACAGAGGCCACAAAAAACGTCAGCCACAGCTCTGTAGTGAAAGGAGAGCATCCCTACCG gccAAGCTTTCCTCCCTCCATACATCACGACTTCATGCTTCTGCCAAAGGCTCATCTTCAGGCCACCTCAGGGGCTCCAAGGAATTTCAAGAAGACCAAGATGTCAAATGCCACTGCCATAGGAAGGCAAGCCGAACACCTTCAGCAGACAGCTCATGTCCAGAGACAAGATCAAACTCCATTCAGGAATTTGCAGAGTCCTTTGGAAAGCAATTGCATCTCAAAAGCAAACGCTCAGTTTCTTTG CAACCTGAAGGTGCAAAAGAGagacaagaaagagaaaaattgcatttgagAAAAAGCAAGTCTCAtaagaaaatggaagagaaatcaGAGGCAAGGAGAGAGCGGGACGAAGCTGAAAGTTCAGAAGCACCTGCAAAACACAGTGAACAGTTTCCATCACAAGCAAGCATTCAGAAAGGTTATGTATCTACAGGCAGCTAG